In Choloepus didactylus isolate mChoDid1 chromosome 6, mChoDid1.pri, whole genome shotgun sequence, one DNA window encodes the following:
- the MEN1 gene encoding menin isoform X1, translating to MPLPAAMGLKAAQKTLFPLRSIDDVVRLFAAELGREEPDLVLLSLVLGFVEHFLAVNRVIPTNVPELTFQPSPAPDPPGGLTYFPVADLSIIAALYARFTAQIRGAVDLSLYPREGGVSSRDLVKKVSDVIWNSLSRSYFKDRAHIQSLFSFITGTKLDSSGVAFAVVGACQALGLRDVHLALSEDHAWVVFGPNGEQTAEVTWHGKGNEDRRGQTVNAGVAERSWLYLKGSYMRCDRKMEVAFMVCAINPSIDLHTDSLELLQLQQKLLWLLYDLGHLERYPMALGNLADLEELEPTPGRPDPLTLYHKGIASAKTYYRDEHIYPYMYLAGYHCRNRNVREALQAWADTATVIQDYNYCREDEEIYKEFFEVANDVIPNLLKEAASLLEAGEERPGEQPQGTQSQGSALQDPECFAHLLRFYDGICKWEEGSPTPVLHVGWATFLVQSLGRFEGQVRQKVRIVSREGEAAEAEEPWGEEAREGRRRGPRRESKPEEPPPPKKPTLDKGSGAGQGAVPGPPRRPPGTVPGTVRGPEGGSAAPAPAPAASPPPEGPVLTFQSEKMKGMKELLVATKINSSAIKLQLTAQSQVQMKKQKASTPSDYTLSFLKRQRKGL from the exons AT GCCGCTGCCCGCCGCCATGGGGCTGAAGGCCGCCCAGAAGACGCTGTTCCCGCTGCGCTCCATTGACGACGTGGTGCGCCTGTTCGCCGCGGAGCTGGGCCGAGAAGAGCCGGACCTGGTGCTCTTGTCTTTGGTTTTGGGCTTCGTGGAGCATTTCCTGGCTGTCAACCGCGTCATCCCCACCAACGTGCCTGAGCTCACCTTCCAGCCCAGCCCCGCGCCCGACCCCCCGGGCGGCCTCACCTACTTCCCCGTGGCGGACCTGTCCATCATCGCCGCCCTGTATGCCCGCTTCACTGCCCAGATCCGCGGTGCCGTCGATCTGTCCCTCTACCCCCGAGAGGGGGGCGTCTCCAGCCGTGATCTGGTGAAGAAGGTGTCCGATGTCATCTGGAACAGCCTCAGCCGCTCCTACTTCAAGGACCGAGCCCACATCCAGTCCCTCTTCAGCTTCATCACAG gcacaAAACTGGACAGCTCTGGTGTGGCCTTTGCTGTGGTAGGGGCCTGCCAGGCCCTTGGTCTCCGGGATGTCCACCTGGCCCTGTCCGAGGACCACGCCTGGGTAGTGTTTGGGCCCAACGGAGAACAGACAGCTGAGGTCACCTGGCACGGCAAGGGCAATGAGGACCGCCGGGGCCAGACGGTCAACGCGGGTGTGGCCGAGCGG AGCTGGCTGTACCTGAAAGGGTCATACATGCGCTGTGACCGCAAGATGGAGGTGGCATTCATGGTGTGTGCCATCAACCCTTCCATTGACCTGCACACTGACTCCctggagctgctgcagctgcAGCAG AAGCTACTCTGGCTGCTCTATGACCTGGGACATCTGGAAAG GTACCCCATGGCGCTGGGGAACCTGGCAGATCTGGAAGAGCTGGAGCCCACCCCTGGCCGGCCAGACCCACTCACCCTCTACCACAAG gGCATTGCTTCAGCCAAGACCTATTACCGGGATGAGCACATCTACCCGTACATGTACCTGGCCGGCTACCACTGTCGCAACCGCAATGTGCGTGAAGCCCTGCAGGCCTGGGCCGACACAGCCACTGTCATCCAGGA CTACAACTACTGCCGGGAAGACGAGGAGATCTACAAGGAGTTCTTTGAAGTAGCCAACGACGTCATCCCCAACCTGCTGAAGGAGGCAGCCAGCCTGCTGGAGGCGGGCGAGGAGCGGCCAGGGGAGCAGCCCCAG GGTACGCAGAGCCAGGGCTCTGCACTCCAGGACCCTGAGTGCTTCGCCCACCTGCTGCGCTTCTACGATGGCATCTGCAAGTGGGAGGAGGGCAGCCCCACGCCAGTGCTGCATGTGGGCTGGGCCACCTTCCTTGTGCAGTCACTAGGCCGCTTCGAGGGACAG GTGCGGCAGAAGGTGCGCATAGTGAGCCGCGAGGGAGAGGCTGCAGAGGCTGAGGAGCCGTGGGGTGAGGAGGCCCGGGAAGGCCGGCGCCGGGGCCCGCGGCGCGAGTCTAAGCCGGAGGAGCCCCCGCCACCCAAAAAGCCGACGCTCGACAAGGGGTCCGGCGCAGGCCAAGGCGCGGTGCCGGGGCCCCCCCGGCGACCTCCAGGGACGGTCCCGGGCACTGTCCGCGGCCCCGAGGGCGGCAGCGCGGCCCCAGCCCCGGCGCCCGCCGCCTCGCCGCCGCCGGAGGGGCCGGTGCTCACTTTCCAGAGCGAGAAGATGAAGGGCATGAAAGAGCTGCTGGTGGCCACCAAGATCAACTCGAGCGCCATCAAGCTGCAGCTCACGGCGCAGTCGCAGGTGCAGATGAAGAAGCAGAAGGCGTCAACGCCCAGCGACTACACGCTTTCCTTCCTCAAGCGGCAGCGCAAGGGCCTCTGA
- the MEN1 gene encoding menin isoform X2, whose product MGLKAAQKTLFPLRSIDDVVRLFAAELGREEPDLVLLSLVLGFVEHFLAVNRVIPTNVPELTFQPSPAPDPPGGLTYFPVADLSIIAALYARFTAQIRGAVDLSLYPREGGVSSRDLVKKVSDVIWNSLSRSYFKDRAHIQSLFSFITGTKLDSSGVAFAVVGACQALGLRDVHLALSEDHAWVVFGPNGEQTAEVTWHGKGNEDRRGQTVNAGVAERSWLYLKGSYMRCDRKMEVAFMVCAINPSIDLHTDSLELLQLQQKLLWLLYDLGHLERYPMALGNLADLEELEPTPGRPDPLTLYHKGIASAKTYYRDEHIYPYMYLAGYHCRNRNVREALQAWADTATVIQDYNYCREDEEIYKEFFEVANDVIPNLLKEAASLLEAGEERPGEQPQGTQSQGSALQDPECFAHLLRFYDGICKWEEGSPTPVLHVGWATFLVQSLGRFEGQVRQKVRIVSREGEAAEAEEPWGEEAREGRRRGPRRESKPEEPPPPKKPTLDKGSGAGQGAVPGPPRRPPGTVPGTVRGPEGGSAAPAPAPAASPPPEGPVLTFQSEKMKGMKELLVATKINSSAIKLQLTAQSQVQMKKQKASTPSDYTLSFLKRQRKGL is encoded by the exons ATGGGGCTGAAGGCCGCCCAGAAGACGCTGTTCCCGCTGCGCTCCATTGACGACGTGGTGCGCCTGTTCGCCGCGGAGCTGGGCCGAGAAGAGCCGGACCTGGTGCTCTTGTCTTTGGTTTTGGGCTTCGTGGAGCATTTCCTGGCTGTCAACCGCGTCATCCCCACCAACGTGCCTGAGCTCACCTTCCAGCCCAGCCCCGCGCCCGACCCCCCGGGCGGCCTCACCTACTTCCCCGTGGCGGACCTGTCCATCATCGCCGCCCTGTATGCCCGCTTCACTGCCCAGATCCGCGGTGCCGTCGATCTGTCCCTCTACCCCCGAGAGGGGGGCGTCTCCAGCCGTGATCTGGTGAAGAAGGTGTCCGATGTCATCTGGAACAGCCTCAGCCGCTCCTACTTCAAGGACCGAGCCCACATCCAGTCCCTCTTCAGCTTCATCACAG gcacaAAACTGGACAGCTCTGGTGTGGCCTTTGCTGTGGTAGGGGCCTGCCAGGCCCTTGGTCTCCGGGATGTCCACCTGGCCCTGTCCGAGGACCACGCCTGGGTAGTGTTTGGGCCCAACGGAGAACAGACAGCTGAGGTCACCTGGCACGGCAAGGGCAATGAGGACCGCCGGGGCCAGACGGTCAACGCGGGTGTGGCCGAGCGG AGCTGGCTGTACCTGAAAGGGTCATACATGCGCTGTGACCGCAAGATGGAGGTGGCATTCATGGTGTGTGCCATCAACCCTTCCATTGACCTGCACACTGACTCCctggagctgctgcagctgcAGCAG AAGCTACTCTGGCTGCTCTATGACCTGGGACATCTGGAAAG GTACCCCATGGCGCTGGGGAACCTGGCAGATCTGGAAGAGCTGGAGCCCACCCCTGGCCGGCCAGACCCACTCACCCTCTACCACAAG gGCATTGCTTCAGCCAAGACCTATTACCGGGATGAGCACATCTACCCGTACATGTACCTGGCCGGCTACCACTGTCGCAACCGCAATGTGCGTGAAGCCCTGCAGGCCTGGGCCGACACAGCCACTGTCATCCAGGA CTACAACTACTGCCGGGAAGACGAGGAGATCTACAAGGAGTTCTTTGAAGTAGCCAACGACGTCATCCCCAACCTGCTGAAGGAGGCAGCCAGCCTGCTGGAGGCGGGCGAGGAGCGGCCAGGGGAGCAGCCCCAG GGTACGCAGAGCCAGGGCTCTGCACTCCAGGACCCTGAGTGCTTCGCCCACCTGCTGCGCTTCTACGATGGCATCTGCAAGTGGGAGGAGGGCAGCCCCACGCCAGTGCTGCATGTGGGCTGGGCCACCTTCCTTGTGCAGTCACTAGGCCGCTTCGAGGGACAG GTGCGGCAGAAGGTGCGCATAGTGAGCCGCGAGGGAGAGGCTGCAGAGGCTGAGGAGCCGTGGGGTGAGGAGGCCCGGGAAGGCCGGCGCCGGGGCCCGCGGCGCGAGTCTAAGCCGGAGGAGCCCCCGCCACCCAAAAAGCCGACGCTCGACAAGGGGTCCGGCGCAGGCCAAGGCGCGGTGCCGGGGCCCCCCCGGCGACCTCCAGGGACGGTCCCGGGCACTGTCCGCGGCCCCGAGGGCGGCAGCGCGGCCCCAGCCCCGGCGCCCGCCGCCTCGCCGCCGCCGGAGGGGCCGGTGCTCACTTTCCAGAGCGAGAAGATGAAGGGCATGAAAGAGCTGCTGGTGGCCACCAAGATCAACTCGAGCGCCATCAAGCTGCAGCTCACGGCGCAGTCGCAGGTGCAGATGAAGAAGCAGAAGGCGTCAACGCCCAGCGACTACACGCTTTCCTTCCTCAAGCGGCAGCGCAAGGGCCTCTGA